The DNA region AACCACGTGATGCGGTCTGGAAAGGCTTTTGTCTGAGTCGGTTACAAGCTCAAAACTCATGATGCGAATGTGGTTAGGCGTGAAATAAACACGTGGATCATCCGCTATTTTGCCAATTAGGTTAACTCTATTCAATAAACGCATAGTTCTTTCTCCTTCTCCTTAGGGCTTTATTATAAACGCCTCGGGGAACAATTGTTCCCCGGGACTGGCCGTAACGAAAAGCACCACGCACCCCAATGACATAGCTACATAAATACTCAAGTCCTGGGAGGCCACCGTCTGCGTCGCAGACTTTTGCCACAAGAATACGCGAAATAAGCAAACTTGTGGCACACAGCGGCGCTTTTGGTGGTAAATAGGGACGAGATATAGTATGCTGGCGTCAGCCATCGGTTGATCTCCTAACGGTTAAGATCGATTGTGGTTAGTGGCGCTGTGGGTGTTTCTGGCACCCGTTGCGTCACGACTTAACATCCAGGCTAGCGCAAATTTCTTGGTAAGGCAACAGTAAATTTAATTTAATTTCTATGTAATTCGTTGAGAATATTATGCGTGATATGCATAGGTGCCCATTATACCCATCCCGGGCATAAATTGCACTTCCAGCTAACGCCGCATTACACGCACCCACAACCATTGCCAAATGACTCGGTACAGCCGGTCGTATTCTTGTTTCCAAACCCGGTAATTCTCGCGAGCCATTAAAGCGCAGGGTGTCACAACCAGGGTCAATGTGGAAGCAAACAACACCCCAAATACGATGGCTGTGGCTAGCTGTACCCACCATTGGGTTGCTGGAGACCCATAAGTGATGCTGCGGTTTAGAAAGTCGATGTTGAGCCCCAACATGATTGGTAGCAATCCTAAAATAGTTGTTAGTTTGGTGAGGATAACTGGCCTTAGGCGCTGAGCACCGGTCAGCAAAATTGCATCTCGCACATTTTTCATGCGCACTTTTAGATGATCAAAGGTATCAAGCAGAATGATGTTATTGCTAACGATAATTCCAGAAAGGGCAATAATACCAATGCCGCCCATGACGATACTATAAGTTTGGCGCATGATGATTAAGCCTATGAAGACTCCAAACGTGGACATCACCACTGAACTTAAAATCAATACCATACTGAAGAAACTGTTAAACTGAGTAACCAAGATAATGGCAATGGAAAAAATGGCGATAGCAAAAGCTTTGATCAAAAAGCTTCCTGTCTCTTTTTTGTCTTCTTCTTCTCCCTTAAATGCAACATTGACTGCTGGGTCGATTTGGGTTTTGCGGATCCAAGCTGCAATCTCTTGAACCTTATCATCAGTGAGTACGCCAGGGGCGACATCTGCTTCAACCGAAATAGAGCGCTTACTGTTGGTGCGGTTTAAAACACTCACTCTTGATTGGGGTGCAAGAGTCATAAATGTGCTAATGGGGACTAAGCCTTTGCTGGTTTTCACCCGGAGTTTTTTAAGCTGCTCGAGAGTGCGAAATTCTTTAGGAAACCGCACTACAATATCCACTTCATCTCGGCTGTCGTCGGGCCTAAATGAGTCAATTTTTAGGCCTGCGGTAATCAACTGAATTGTTTGACCAATTAGGGTCACATCAGCTCCAAACTTGGCCGCCTGTGCGCGATCGATTTTGATTTCCCAATCAATTCCCGGAATGGATCCTGTGTCATCGACATTGATGAGGCCGGGTAGGGAATCCACATATGTCTTAAGCTTTTTAACTTCAATATCTAACTTTTCTGGAAAACGCGAAGAGAGTTGGATTTGAATATTTTTATCAGCAGGGGGGCCTGGTTTGTTCTTGCGAATCTCGACAATAATTCCGGGGATCGAACCCACGCGCTCATTGACTTCTTGAATAATTTTATCTGCTGTGCGGCGCTGTTGCCAATCGACAAACTCGAGAGTGATTGTCCCAATTACATCCTGTGGCAAGGGGGGGCCTGTGCGTCCGACTTGTCGGCCCACATCCGAATTGGTGTAAATGGATTGCAGTTCTTGCATATCCAGCAATTTATTCTCGACTTTTTGCACCAGCCTATCTCGCTCAGCAACAGATAGGTTTCCTCTGGCATGAACCATAACCAGTGCTGTTGGTGGTTCGATATTGGGAAAGAACTCGATACCTTTACCAAATATTTTGTATAAAATGAAAACACTGACAAGAGCTGCCAAAGCTCCTAGCAAAATGGTTTTAGGCCTGTCGAGGGCGTAATCTAAGGTACGTACATACCAACCCGTTAAGCCTTGCTGGAATTCGGATAAACCTGACATCTTAGGTTTATTCGGCTTTTCTTCTGCCTGAGCCCGGCCAATGAGACTCCCGATGGTGGGGACAAAAACCAGCGCCATCAGTATAGAAGCGGTTAAGGTTGCAATTAATGTGAGCGGCAGAAATCTCATGAATTTACCGATAACACCGGGCCAGAACAAAAGCGGGAAAAACACGACTAGGATTGTTGTTATAGAGGTAATTACCGGCCATGCCATACGTTTGGCCGCTTGGGCGTAAGCCTCTTTTCGACCAGCACCTTCTGCCATATGCCGATCAGCATATTCAACCACAATAATTGCCCCATCAACCAACATGCCAACGGCTAAAATTAGGCTAAACAGCACCACTGTATTGAGCGTGAGTCCTAACAACTGGAGGGTGAAAATCCCCATCAGAAATGATCCAGGAACCGCCAATCCCACAAGCCAAGCTGAGCTCCAACCCAGTGATCGAACAATCACCAACATGACCAGTAGTACTGCAATAATCAAGCTATTTTGTAAATCAGCGAGCATATCCCGGATACGCCCAGATTCGTCTTGGGAAAAATTTACCTGAATTTGGGCTGGCCAATTTTCTTTCTCTTCAGCAACGACTTTGCGAACCCCCTCGATGGTTTCGATAATGTTTTGACCTGTGCGTTTAATTACTTCAAGGGCAACTGCCGGCGTACCTCGATCTCTGGCATAGCCGGTCGGATCTTTAAATGTGCGGCGCAGATCAGCAACATCGGAAAATTTTACAACCGCGTCGTCCTCACTCTTGAGCGGAAGATCCAGTAAATCTTGGCTGGTTTGTAAAAGCCCGGGCACCTTAATGGCCATCCGACCCAAGCCGGTGTCTAAGGTACCGGCCGAAATCAGCTGATTATTTTTGCGCACAAAGCCAATGGTTTCTTCAAATGAAAATCCATACCCTTCCAGCCGAATGGGATCAATTAGGATTTCCACCACTTCATCCCGGTCACCAACCACATTGACTTGGAGCACGCTGGGAACATTCTCTTCGATTTCATCTCGTAAATCTCGCGCCAATTTGTAAAGACTACGCTGTGGTACTTGGCCTGACAGACTAATCACAAGAACGGGAAACAAAGAAACATTGACCTCATGAATTGTAGGATCGTCTGTATCTGTGGGTAGATCTGGCTTGGCTTCATCTACCTTGTCTCTGACGTCAGCTTTGGCTTTATCAGCATTAAATCCAGCTATGAACTCAAGCAGGATATTGCCACCTCCCTCATGTGCGGTGGCTTTCATCTCTTTAACACCTTCGATGCCGCGCAATTTTTGCTCCAGAGGTCGAATCAGAAGCCTTTCGGCATCTTCAGGGGATATTCCCTCATGATGCAATGAGATATAAATAATAGGAATCTGCACATCCGGCATTGATTCTTTGGGAATGCTGATATAAGCACTCCAGCCAGCGATAATCAAAAGAACAAAAACAGAGACAACGGTGCGAGAGTACCGCAGTGCCAGATCAATCAGGGTGTTCATTCTGGTACCGCAACAACCTTTTGCCCATGGGTGATAAAGTCATGGCCTGTGGTCACCAGCCTTATGCTTTCTGGCAATCCGGTGACCCAGAGCCCATCGCCATCATGACCGATCACCTTAATTGGGTGGAATTGCACAAGGGATTGAGCATTCACGCTTTTAACTCCCACTTGTCCGGCATCATTAAGCGAGAGAATCGCAGGAGATACCTTATGTGCTAACACCTGTTTGACAGGGATATAAACTTCAGCAGTCAAGCCATCGCGGATTTGATAGCCGGGATTTGCAAAAGCTAGTTCTACCGGGAAAGTGCGCGTGCCTGCTTCAGCCACAGACCCCACGAATGTCACCACGCCTTTAACTGTTTCTCCTGAGGCCAGACGAATGCGACTAGTGGTCTCCAGGTTGATGTGGCCTACGTCTTGTTCGGAAACACTGGCTACAACTTTTAACGGGTCGAGCTCCACGACCATCGCCAACTTGTCGCCGACGATGACATAATCGCCGACTTCAACGTAGCGATCGGCTAGAATGCCTGAAAAAGGCGCTAGGATTTTGGTGTTTTTTAAATCGGTACGAATACGGGCCAGCTCAGCTTCTGCTTCCCGCAATTGAGCTTCTGCTTGTGCCAGCTGTGTTTTTGAGCGAAATTTTTTGATTCCTAACTTTGTCGCTGCATCGAATTCGAGTTGGCGTTGATCTAAAAGCGCTTGTCCTTGTTTGAGAAGCTCAAGGCGTTCTTCTGGATCAATCAATAAAATTTCTTGGCTTTGGATCACTCTCGCACCCTTCATTACCTCAATGGAGGCTACCGGTCCAGGGACTTCAGCACGCAAGGTTACCGAGCGATTGGCCTGAGTGTGACCGCGCAACACCAGTTCTGATACTCTCTGTACGGCTTTTGAAGAGCGTACCGCAACACGCACGAGAGCGGGAGCCTTGGTTTGTTCAGTATGTCTACCTTTGAATAAACCGCTGGCAAACCACAACAAGAGCAGTAATCCAATGCTGCCACCAATGATGTAACGTTGGTTGAGTTTGTGGATCATAATGGTTGTAGGATATCAGAAAATCCGTCATCTAAAAAGCTCGCACATAATCGACATATGTCAATTATGTGCGAGTTGCAATATCGTTTCAATTCGCACATAATTGACATATGTCAATTATGTGCGAGGTTAATAATGCAAACATTCGTGGGACGGCAAAGAGAGCTGCAGAGATTAAAAGATCTTCAGGATGCTCCGCGCCCTATTCTTGCAGTTATAAAAGGGAGAAGACGAATTGGAAAAAGCAGTCTAGCACAAGAGTTTGGCAAAGATTATACATTTTTTGAATTTTCAGGGGTTGCACCTAATGATAATGTCAATGCTCAAGATCAATTGGATGAGTTTGCAAGCCAACTATGCACTCGTCTGAACCTCTCTCCAGTGACTTTTAAAAATTGGAATGACGCTTTTGCTTTCCTCACCCAGTATCTTACACAAGATCCAACGGTACTCCTCTTTGACGAAATTTCATGGATGGGCTCTAAGGACCCTACTTTTGTCCCCAGGATCAAGAATTGGTGGGATATGACATTACAAGCCTATCCCCATCTTACTCTTATTCTTTGCGGTTCTATCTCTTCATGGATTGAAAAGAATATTCTGAACAGTACAGCACTATTTGGAAGAATTTCTCTTGAAATTGATCTTGATGAGCTTTCCTTTGCCAATTCACGCAGGCTTTTGCAACAAATAGGTGCTCAATATTCACACGAAGAAATTCTCAAAATTCTATCCATTACAGGCGGAGTTCCGTGGTATCTTGAACAAATCGATCCTAAATTCACTGCAAATGAGAATATAAAACGATTATGCTTTGAACCAGGAGGCTTGTTCATTCGTGAATTTAATCGAATTTTTCATGACCTTTTTGAGCCGAGAAACCCAATTTATAAAGAAATTGTCCACCATCTTGCAGGTGGAATGAAGACCCTTACACAATTACGCAGTGGCACCCACTATTCCCATAGCGGTTCTTTTAGTGAATATCTTAAGATTTTATGCTCAGCAGGTTACATCACAGAACATCAAAATTGGTCTTTAAAAACAGGCAGCATGGGTAGACGCAATTTATACCGCTTAAGCGATAACTATATACGCTTTTACATAAAATATATTGAACCCAATCTTGCTAAAATTAACAGTCAACGTTTCAAACACACATCCCTAAGCACCTTACCTGGATGGGAAACCATGATGGGACTTCAGGTGGAAAATCTTATTCTCAAAAACCGACACCTTATTCTGAAAAAGTTGGGAATACCGCCACACGATATTGTCAATGACAATCCTTATATCCAACATCCTACAAAGAGACAGCGAGGGTGCCAAATTGACTACTTGATACAAACCCACACCAACAATCTATACGTCTGCGAATTTAAATTTCGACGCAAAGAAATCAAAAGTGATGTCATCGATAGTATGCAGGAAAAAATCAAGCGATTTGTTGTACCCAAAGGCTTTGCTATCAGCCCCGTACTTATCCACTCCGGAGGAGTCTCTGATGCTGTTTATGATCGACGATACTTTTACCGCATTATTGATATAACTGATTTTTGGGAGCCTTGTTCGGCTGGCTGAAAATCACCTCGTTTTGGATAATAGGGCTTTCTACCTACGGTCCGTCATAAATCCCTTCGCCACCACATACATTTCAGAAGAATCAGACCGCGTTGCAGCTGGTTTGAACAACTTTACAGTTTTGAAGTGCTTACGTAAATTAGACATAAATTCTTGTTCACTGCGACCTTGCCAGATTTTGACAACAAAATCACCGCCGCTTACAAGAATCTCTTTGGTAAAATCAAATGCTGCTTCGGAGAGGGCCATAATGCGGTCGTGGTCGGTGCTCTTGTGGCCAACAGTTGAGGGAGCCATGTCGCTTAGAATAAGATCCGGAAATTGACGTTTCAAGGCCCTGCATATTTTTTCTGGGGCATCCTCATCCCAAAAGTCCATACACAGAAAATTGACGGATGCAAGTGCATCCATTTCAAGAAGGTCTACAGCAACAATTTGTCCATTTCCTATATACTGTGTTGCCACCTGACTCCAGCTTCCTGGTGCAGCACCCAGATCAAGAATTCGTTGCCCTTTTTTAAACAGATTGGTTTTTTCATGTAGCTCTATGAGTTTGAAGGCGGCTCTTGACCTGTACCCGGCTTCACGAGCCTTGTTGACGTACACATCATTCAGCTGGCGTCTCAGCCAACGTTGCGAGGACGGCTTGTGTTTGCGGGCATTGCGCAACTCTACTGAGAGAAAGCGGGAATTGCGTTTGGCTTTATGTTGTGCAGACTGAGGCATGAGTTATTTTTTTGTCTATGACACTTGCGTTATTTTAGATTGTTTTAGCTGTTGCTCGCGAAGGGCGTGCAAAATGCCATCGCGCACTCCTCTATCTGCAACCTTTAAGTCTTTAACCGGCCAGCAATCACAAATCCCCTCCAGGATGGCCATGCCACCAATGATGAGATCACTGCGACTGGGCCCAATGCATGCGTGTTGAGCGAGTTGTCGCGGCGTCATATCGGCAAGCTTCTTGCCAATTTCGTGTATGCGCATCAAAGGAATCAAGGTTCCATCAACCTGAAAACGGTCATAAACAGGAAGGTCTAGATGGATGGCAGTCACTGTTGTGGTCGTTCCAGATGTGCCAATCATTTGCACATTGTGTTCACCAACTAGCGCTGTAATTTCCTGATAACGTGATAGCTGGTGTAACTCTTTCTGGATGCGCTCGCGAATATCGGTGTAAAAAATCGATGGGCTTCCACCTGCTGCTTCCACGACATTGACAACCCCAAAGGGAACCGACATCCAGTCCTGTACCTTTGGGGGATTGTTATGCTCCACTTTCGCCCACATGACTTCTGTGCTACAGCCTCCAATATCAAAAGCCAGGAGGTAAGGAGTGGCAGGATCAATATGCATGTTGCATCCCAAAAGCGCTAGTTGCCCTTCCTCGAATTCGGGAATAATTTCCAATTCGATCCCGGTTTCAAAAGTGACACGTCTCAAAAATTCTTGTGCATTTTTAGCTTGGCGACACGCTTCTGTTGCAACACTGCGCAAACCCACAATATTGTATTTCTGTAGTTTTCGCGCACAGTCCTTAATAGCCTGAATGGAACGGTCCATGCCTTCTGTTGACAGCAAACCCGTGTCACGAACGCCTGCACCTAAACGTACCACGCGTGCCAGCGAGTCCACCACTTTGTGGCTTTTTCCGTCATCTTCTAGTCGTGCAATCAAAATCCGACAAGTATGGCTTCCAAGATCGATCGCAGCCACATGTGGTTCATCCTGCAAATGGCTTATCATAAAACTATTCTACTCTCTTTTGAGATTCGATGATCTCTTTGAACCGTTGGTGTTATATGTAAGTACATAACACCTTTTGGCAGAAATTCCCAATTATTATCCACAAATCAGAAGTCAGCAAGATAGCACCGCGCCGGAATGCTGCGCAGATATCCTGAACTAACGGGGAACCGATTTCTGATTTCTGAATTACTGATTTTGCGGGCGATTGTATCGTCCCAGGAGTTCAGTTTCTCCAATAATGTGACCTTCCATCGTTTGTTCAAGTTCTTGTTTAGTTACGCCATCGACTAACTTTAACATTATATCTAGGGCATACAACTTAAAAAAGTACCGATGTTCTTTATCGGGCGGGCAGGGCCCACCATACCCAGTTTTATTCCAGCTGTTTGTCCCTTCTTGAACGCCAGCAGGTAATTTGCTGACTCCTTCGAGCAGTCCAGTGGTATTTGGCGGAATGTTGAATAAAATCCAGTGATCCCATGTTCCCATCGGTGCATCTGGATCATCCATAATCAGAGCAAGCGACTTGGTTCCAGCAGGAATATCTTGCCAGTGCAGAGCTGGTGATCGATCCCCTCCGTCACAGGTGAAAACCTCTGGAATAAATCCATTATGTTCAAATGCCGGTGAGCGAAGCGTAAATCCCATATCAGTCCCTTTAAGTTCTACGACTGTGATAAAACACAGTACAACTGTTTTAATTATCCTCCACGTCATTGTACCATCATGAAGCATATGGGCGTAAGCTGTCAATAGTTTACCTGCTGTCGCAATACGCAAATGTCGGCAAAGCTGGATTTTATAAATACATTCGTGTTAAAAGTGACGGATGATGTTATGCAACTGTGCGATTTCCTTAATGCTGTGTTTGCAAAGGGCAAACCCATGTTATTAGCAATTGACGCTGGTAATACGACGGTTTGTTTTGCGGTACTTGAGCTTGTAGCGGATCCCGTGATAAAGGTGCAATGGCATACCTATACAAGTGAAAAAAGGACCTCTGATGAGTGGGGTGCTTGGCTTGTTTCTATGTTGGGTCATGCTGGTTTGAGCATTAAGGATATTAAAGGCTGTATCATTGCGTGTGTGGTTCCTGATATTTTGGAAGATCTGAAAGATCTGTGTATGAAGTATTTTTGCGCAAATCCTATGGTGGTAGGTGATACAGGGGTGGCGTTAAATATTGAAATCAAAACCGATAACCCACCAGAAGTTGGGGCAGATTTATTGTCTGCCGCAGTTGCTGCTGGGAAACTTTATCAACCGCCGCTTTTTGTATTAAGTATGGGAACAGCAACGACTTTGAGTTTGGTAGATGAAGGGGGAGTTTTTGCTGGTGTAGCCATTGCACCAGGCATTGATTTGGCGATTGCTGCCCTTTCCAAAGGGGCTGCAAACTTACCGCCGGTTTGTTTTAAGCGTCCTAAAAAAGTGATAGAAACCGCGACTGTCCCTTGTATCCAGGCGGGCATCTATTGGGGGATGATAGGATTGGTTAAGGGGCTAATTTTTAGGGCTCAGCAAGAATTTAAAGGGCCTGATTTGCCAGTTATTGCCACAGGCGGATATGCTCGTATGATTATAAAAGAAATGTCAAGCGCGATAGAACTAGATTCCGATTTGGTTTTGAAAGGTTTACAGATAATACATCGATATAATCAATCCAATTCGCAGTCAAAAACGATTAGAGTTGTAGCATAAGGATAATGTTAAGGATAATTTTATGACCAAAGTAAAAGGTGGATTACATTTTTTGCCCCTTGGGGGATCAGGTGAGATTGGGATGAACCTCAATCTGTATGAGTACGAAGGTAAGTGGCTCATGGTCGATTGCGGGGTTACCTTTGGTAATAAGCTCGGAATCGATGTCATTATGCCGGATACTGAATTTATCGAGAAATATCGAGGTAAAATATTAGGGCTGGTTCTGACACACGGTCACGAAGACCATATTGGTGCTGTTCCTTATTTGTGGAAACGTTTGCTATGTCCTATGTATGCCACCCCTTTTACCGCAGTGCTTGTCCGCGGTAAATTGCGTGAGGCAGGCTTGCTTGATGCAGCTGCATTGGTTGAAGTGCCCATCGGCGGTGACGTGCAATTGGGACCGTTTGACGTTGAGTTTATCACTTTGACGCACTCCATCCCTGAACCCAATGCCTTAGCGATTAAAACCCCTGTAGGAACTGTGATTCACACCGGAGACTGGAAGCTAGATCCACAACCGTTGATAGGTGAGGCAGCAGATGAAAAACGTCTGCGTGAGCTTGGGGACGAAGGTGTGCTTGCTCTCGTGTGTGATTCTACCAATGTTTTTGTTGAAGGACGCACCGCATCTGAATCAGAAGTTCGCCAAAATATTATTGATTTGGTCAAGAAACAAAAAAATCGTGTTGCTATTGGTTTGTTTGCTAGTAATGTGGCTCGCTTAGAGACCTGTTTGCTGGCAGCCAAAGCCAGTAAACGCCATGTTGCTCTGTTAGGGCGATCATTGCACCGCATGTACCGGGCAGCTCGAGAAAGTGGTTACTTGCTAAATACGCCTGATTTAGTTGAGGCAGAGCATGCCATGAGCTTGCCGCGCAACAAGTGCTTGTTTTTGTGTACTGGAAGTCAGGGAGAGTCTCGTGCAGCATTAACTCGCATAGCCAATAAAAAGCACCAGAGTGTACTTTTAAAGGCCAAAGATACAGTGATTTTTTCGTCGCGTCAGATTCCTGGAAATGAAACGGCAATTGGTGCATTGCAGAATGCACTGCAAAGCCAGGGTATTGAAGTGATTGGTAGCAGGGACGAATTTATCCATGTGTCAGGTCACCCTGCTCGAGATGAATTGCGGGATATGTATGAATTGATTCGCCCGCAGATTTTGGTTCCCGTGCATGGTGAGCAAATTCATATGCGTGAACAGGCGGAACTTGGAAAACAATTAGGTATTCCCAAGGCTATAGTTCCCTTTAATGGTAGCTTGATTCATCTCTCCCCAGATAACCCAAAAATTATCAAAGAGGTTCACAATGGCCGTTTAGGATATGACGGTAATCGAGTGGTGCCTTTTGATTGCCAGCACATCAGTGATCGTTCTTATCTTAGCCAAGAGGGTATTGTATTTTTGACTATGGTTATTAATGATGCTGGAGAGGTCGACCAACCATCCTTATCTTTTGTGGGACTGGCTGCAAACAAGGAAGAAGAGGGGCTTCTAACCCATGGGGTGTTGACGGAGATAGCTTATTTTATCGAAAACGAGCCCCCTTCGTCCTGGCAAAATGACGCTATTGTGCAAGAGTTTTGCTCAATAGCAGTGCGCCGGACGGTGCGAAAAGTGTGTGGGCGTAAGCCCATGATTGTAGTGCATATCATTCGATGACGTTGTTTACCGGATCAATTGCCTACATTCTGATCTGGTGGTTGGTTTTGTTTACGGTACTACCGTGGGGAATAAAACCTGCTGTAACACCTGAAGCTGGCTTTGATCCAGGTGCTCCTGAAAATCCCAGAGTGTTGTTGAAGTGTGCCGTGACAACCGTGATTGCAGGTGTGGTGTGGTTTTTGGTGTATTTGTTGGTTTAGGATAACTTGGATCTTATACTGATACGCTCGAAGTGCTCATTTACCCAGGTAAACTGGGAGCTGGCAGCCATCATTAAACTAGAGGTTTGCATTTCTCGTGGGTATATATACTCTTGCTGAATCAAAATAATCTGCATGAGGTAGCCCTGTATGTCATGGCTTGTATGTTGACAACTTCAATGTTAGCGTATAGCTAGAATGACGAAAAACATCATTTTGGACATATGATAGAAATCAGTGAGTACATCAAGAAAGTACGTGCAAGTGGCAGGTGGTGCTTTACAACCGGTCAGGCGATTGCTGACTTAAAAATCTCGCAACCTGCTCTGCGATCTGGCATTTATCGACTTAAGAAGAAGGGGGATATCGTCAGTCCTGCCAAAAATTTATATGTCATCGTTCCACCCGAATATCAATACTTAGGATGTCTTCCAGCCGCAGAATTGATTCCAATTCTAATGAAGCATTGGGGGTTAAACTACTATGCATGCCTATTGACGGCCGGTATGTACCATGGTGCCTCGCATCAAAAGCCGCAAATATTTCAGATCATGGTTGCCAAGCAAATAAAACCATTGATTTGTGGTAAGGTAAGGGTTGAGTTTATCAGAAAAAAAGACATGAATGGATTGCCATTGCAAGATTTTGTGGTCAAGACTGGTATACTGAAGGTTTCTTCGCCAGAACTGACTGCTATTGATCTATTGCTTTATCGCTTGCAATCAGGTGGATTGAACAATATAGCTACAGTCTTAAGCGAGTTGCTTGAGGTTATGATTCCCCACAAATTGATAGAAACGGCTAATCTTGTTGAGGAGAAAGCATGTCTGCAAAGGCTTGGTTATATCTTAGAGCATATTGATCCAATGGAAGATGAGAAAAGAGATGACATTGTTGCAAAGCTACATGAATATACAGCGACACTAAAATTAACTCCCGTATCTTTGATGGCTGGATTGCCGACAAAAAACTGTTCTTTGAACAAAAAATGGATGATTATAGAAAACACAACGATCGAGAATGACTAATCATGATTTCTGAAAGCTTTATCGAACAATGGCGTATGTGCGCCCCTTGGCAAACTATGGCTATGATTGAACAAGACCTGGTTTTGAGTAGAGCCCTGGTTAATTTATACAATCAGCCTAAAATCATTCA from Pseudomonadota bacterium includes:
- a CDS encoding YbhB/YbcL family Raf kinase inhibitor-like protein; amino-acid sequence: MTWRIIKTVVLCFITVVELKGTDMGFTLRSPAFEHNGFIPEVFTCDGGDRSPALHWQDIPAGTKSLALIMDDPDAPMGTWDHWILFNIPPNTTGLLEGVSKLPAGVQEGTNSWNKTGYGGPCPPDKEHRYFFKLYALDIMLKLVDGVTKQELEQTMEGHIIGETELLGRYNRPQNQ
- a CDS encoding ATP-binding protein, whose product is MQTFVGRQRELQRLKDLQDAPRPILAVIKGRRRIGKSSLAQEFGKDYTFFEFSGVAPNDNVNAQDQLDEFASQLCTRLNLSPVTFKNWNDAFAFLTQYLTQDPTVLLFDEISWMGSKDPTFVPRIKNWWDMTLQAYPHLTLILCGSISSWIEKNILNSTALFGRISLEIDLDELSFANSRRLLQQIGAQYSHEEILKILSITGGVPWYLEQIDPKFTANENIKRLCFEPGGLFIREFNRIFHDLFEPRNPIYKEIVHHLAGGMKTLTQLRSGTHYSHSGSFSEYLKILCSAGYITEHQNWSLKTGSMGRRNLYRLSDNYIRFYIKYIEPNLAKINSQRFKHTSLSTLPGWETMMGLQVENLILKNRHLILKKLGIPPHDIVNDNPYIQHPTKRQRGCQIDYLIQTHTNNLYVCEFKFRRKEIKSDVIDSMQEKIKRFVVPKGFAISPVLIHSGGVSDAVYDRRYFYRIIDITDFWEPCSAG
- a CDS encoding efflux RND transporter periplasmic adaptor subunit, with protein sequence MIHKLNQRYIIGGSIGLLLLLWFASGLFKGRHTEQTKAPALVRVAVRSSKAVQRVSELVLRGHTQANRSVTLRAEVPGPVASIEVMKGARVIQSQEILLIDPEERLELLKQGQALLDQRQLEFDAATKLGIKKFRSKTQLAQAEAQLREAEAELARIRTDLKNTKILAPFSGILADRYVEVGDYVIVGDKLAMVVELDPLKVVASVSEQDVGHINLETTSRIRLASGETVKGVVTFVGSVAEAGTRTFPVELAFANPGYQIRDGLTAEVYIPVKQVLAHKVSPAILSLNDAGQVGVKSVNAQSLVQFHPIKVIGHDGDGLWVTGLPESIRLVTTGHDFITHGQKVVAVPE
- a CDS encoding efflux RND transporter permease subunit, producing the protein MNTLIDLALRYSRTVVSVFVLLIIAGWSAYISIPKESMPDVQIPIIYISLHHEGISPEDAERLLIRPLEQKLRGIEGVKEMKATAHEGGGNILLEFIAGFNADKAKADVRDKVDEAKPDLPTDTDDPTIHEVNVSLFPVLVISLSGQVPQRSLYKLARDLRDEIEENVPSVLQVNVVGDRDEVVEILIDPIRLEGYGFSFEETIGFVRKNNQLISAGTLDTGLGRMAIKVPGLLQTSQDLLDLPLKSEDDAVVKFSDVADLRRTFKDPTGYARDRGTPAVALEVIKRTGQNIIETIEGVRKVVAEEKENWPAQIQVNFSQDESGRIRDMLADLQNSLIIAVLLVMLVIVRSLGWSSAWLVGLAVPGSFLMGIFTLQLLGLTLNTVVLFSLILAVGMLVDGAIIVVEYADRHMAEGAGRKEAYAQAAKRMAWPVITSITTILVVFFPLLFWPGVIGKFMRFLPLTLIATLTASILMALVFVPTIGSLIGRAQAEEKPNKPKMSGLSEFQQGLTGWYVRTLDYALDRPKTILLGALAALVSVFILYKIFGKGIEFFPNIEPPTALVMVHARGNLSVAERDRLVQKVENKLLDMQELQSIYTNSDVGRQVGRTGPPLPQDVIGTITLEFVDWQQRRTADKIIQEVNERVGSIPGIIVEIRKNKPGPPADKNIQIQLSSRFPEKLDIEVKKLKTYVDSLPGLINVDDTGSIPGIDWEIKIDRAQAAKFGADVTLIGQTIQLITAGLKIDSFRPDDSRDEVDIVVRFPKEFRTLEQLKKLRVKTSKGLVPISTFMTLAPQSRVSVLNRTNSKRSISVEADVAPGVLTDDKVQEIAAWIRKTQIDPAVNVAFKGEEEDKKETGSFLIKAFAIAIFSIAIILVTQFNSFFSMVLILSSVVMSTFGVFIGLIIMRQTYSIVMGGIGIIALSGIIVSNNIILLDTFDHLKVRMKNVRDAILLTGAQRLRPVILTKLTTILGLLPIMLGLNIDFLNRSITYGSPATQWWVQLATAIVFGVLFASTLTLVVTPCALMARENYRVWKQEYDRLYRVIWQWLWVRVMRR
- a CDS encoding Ppx/GppA family phosphatase; translated protein: MISHLQDEPHVAAIDLGSHTCRILIARLEDDGKSHKVVDSLARVVRLGAGVRDTGLLSTEGMDRSIQAIKDCARKLQKYNIVGLRSVATEACRQAKNAQEFLRRVTFETGIELEIIPEFEEGQLALLGCNMHIDPATPYLLAFDIGGCSTEVMWAKVEHNNPPKVQDWMSVPFGVVNVVEAAGGSPSIFYTDIRERIQKELHQLSRYQEITALVGEHNVQMIGTSGTTTTVTAIHLDLPVYDRFQVDGTLIPLMRIHEIGKKLADMTPRQLAQHACIGPSRSDLIIGGMAILEGICDCWPVKDLKVADRGVRDGILHALREQQLKQSKITQVS
- a CDS encoding RlmE family RNA methyltransferase produces the protein MPQSAQHKAKRNSRFLSVELRNARKHKPSSQRWLRRQLNDVYVNKAREAGYRSRAAFKLIELHEKTNLFKKGQRILDLGAAPGSWSQVATQYIGNGQIVAVDLLEMDALASVNFLCMDFWDEDAPEKICRALKRQFPDLILSDMAPSTVGHKSTDHDRIMALSEAAFDFTKEILVSGGDFVVKIWQGRSEQEFMSNLRKHFKTVKLFKPAATRSDSSEMYVVAKGFMTDRR